The Clostridium chauvoei genome has a window encoding:
- a CDS encoding Lrp/AsnC ligand binding domain-containing protein — translation MGLNQTYQLDELDLQILDLLIKDCRTPYLEIARICHVSGGTIHVRMKKMEELGIIKGTRILLNLPKLGYDVCCFVGIYVDKTESFSSVFHELSQIKEVVELHLTTGNYSIFAKVICKNISDLQDILLNKINSINGIQRTDTFISLEQPIDRNISI, via the coding sequence ATGGGTTTAAATCAAACCTATCAATTAGACGAACTAGATCTTCAAATATTAGACTTATTAATAAAGGATTGTAGGACTCCTTATTTAGAGATAGCTAGAATTTGTCATGTTAGTGGTGGTACTATTCATGTAAGAATGAAAAAAATGGAGGAACTTGGGATAATAAAAGGTACTAGAATACTATTAAATCTTCCTAAGCTAGGTTATGACGTATGTTGTTTCGTTGGAATATATGTTGATAAAACTGAATCTTTTTCTTCAGTATTTCATGAGTTATCTCAAATAAAAGAAGTTGTTGAATTACACTTAACAACAGGAAATTATTCAATATTTGCTAAAGTTATTTGCAAAAACATTTCAGACCTTCAAGATATCTTACTAAATAAAATAAATTCTATAAATGGAATTCAAAGAACTGATACATTTATTTCTCTAGAACAACCTATAGACAGAAATATATCTATTTAG
- a CDS encoding DUF378 domain-containing protein: MKILDTIALILVIVGAVNWGLIGFFQFDLVAALFGTMTMFSRVVYALVGLAGLYSLSFFAKGSMTTDKI; the protein is encoded by the coding sequence ATGAAAATTCTAGACACAATAGCACTTATTTTGGTTATAGTCGGTGCCGTTAACTGGGGTCTTATAGGATTCTTCCAATTCGATCTTGTTGCAGCTTTATTTGGTACCATGACTATGTTTAGTAGAGTAGTCTATGCTCTAGTAGGTCTAGCTGGACTTTATTCACTATCCTTTTTTGCAAAGGGTAGCATGACAACCGATAAGATATAG
- a CDS encoding lysophospholipid acyltransferase family protein, which yields MIGIFKGIHYLLYMIVLRLKAIKLWYIRKTKGIEAGYEYSAKVGRDWADYTINRAIKMNVTVKGKENIPDRACCFIGNHTSILDIPLLMDSAERAMGFIAKKEMLKTPVIGYWMQQYHCVPLDRENAREAIKVIQQGAENLKNGYSMCIFPEGTRSKDGKVQEFKKGSLKLATKAKAPIIPVSIDGAYRAFEIDRKFKAIDITITFGKPIYTDNLNRDEEKALADRVRDIIVKELNQG from the coding sequence ATGATAGGAATTTTTAAAGGAATACATTATTTATTATATATGATAGTTTTAAGACTAAAGGCTATTAAGCTTTGGTACATAAGAAAAACTAAAGGAATAGAAGCAGGATATGAATATAGCGCAAAAGTAGGGAGAGATTGGGCAGATTATACTATAAATAGAGCAATAAAAATGAATGTTACAGTTAAAGGAAAAGAAAATATACCAGATAGAGCTTGTTGCTTTATAGGAAATCATACAAGTATCTTAGATATACCATTACTTATGGATTCGGCAGAAAGAGCTATGGGATTTATAGCTAAAAAAGAGATGCTTAAAACTCCAGTTATAGGATATTGGATGCAACAATACCATTGTGTACCATTAGATAGAGAAAATGCAAGAGAGGCTATAAAGGTAATACAACAAGGAGCTGAAAATTTAAAAAACGGATATAGCATGTGTATATTTCCAGAAGGAACAAGAAGTAAAGATGGTAAAGTTCAAGAGTTTAAAAAGGGGAGCTTAAAGTTAGCTACTAAGGCAAAAGCACCAATAATACCAGTATCAATAGATGGAGCTTATAGAGCTTTTGAAATAGATAGAAAATTTAAAGCTATAGATATAACAATAACTTTTGGAAAGCCAATATATACAGATAATCTTAATAGGGATGAAGAAAAAGCATTAGCAGATAGGGTTAGAGATATAATAGTAAAAGAATTAAATCAAGGTTAA
- a CDS encoding ComEC/Rec2 family competence protein — protein sequence MKKKLSILLLFVLSFCFIFVGCDIDVAKGTIPDNKTMKVHYIDVGQGDSILIQVNDKNMLIDCGPRDGKDKFFSYLESQKITKLDYVVATHPHEDHIGNMADVIKKYDVNKFYAPKVEHTTKTFEKMVEALVKKNLKITTIKAGTDSIDLGENTKVSVVAPNKDTYDDLNNYSPIIKIEYGNNSFLFTGDAESKSEKEVLKKGYNVKADVLKLGHHGSSTSTSKEFFEAVNPSIGVISLASDNKYGHPHKETLNLLKDKKIKVYRTDVDGTTVLSSDGNKISNISK from the coding sequence TTGAAAAAGAAATTATCAATTTTATTACTTTTTGTACTATCATTTTGTTTTATTTTTGTTGGATGTGATATTGATGTAGCAAAAGGTACTATTCCAGATAATAAAACTATGAAGGTACATTATATAGATGTTGGGCAAGGAGATTCAATTTTAATACAGGTTAATGATAAAAATATGCTAATTGACTGTGGTCCAAGAGATGGTAAAGATAAGTTTTTTTCTTATCTAGAGTCACAAAAAATAACTAAACTTGATTATGTGGTGGCAACCCATCCCCATGAAGATCACATAGGAAATATGGCTGATGTTATAAAAAAATACGATGTAAATAAATTTTATGCTCCTAAAGTTGAACATACTACTAAAACTTTTGAAAAAATGGTTGAAGCTTTAGTTAAGAAAAATTTAAAGATAACTACTATAAAGGCTGGTACTGATTCCATAGATCTTGGAGAAAACACAAAAGTTTCTGTTGTAGCTCCTAATAAGGATACTTATGACGATTTAAATAATTATTCTCCTATTATAAAGATAGAATATGGAAATAACTCTTTCCTATTTACCGGAGATGCAGAAAGTAAATCTGAAAAAGAGGTTCTTAAAAAAGGATATAATGTAAAAGCTGATGTACTTAAACTTGGACATCACGGATCATCTACATCAACTTCTAAAGAATTCTTCGAAGCTGTCAATCCTTCAATCGGAGTGATTTCACTTGCTAGTGATAATAAATATGGTCATCCTCATAAGGAAACCCTTAATTTATTAAAAGATAAGAAAATTAAAGTGTATAGAACAGATGTTGATGGTACTACAGTCCTTTCATCTGATGGTAATAAAATTTCTAATATTAGTAAATAA
- a CDS encoding ribonuclease H-like domain-containing protein: MIIRENIVEVSEISKEFILRTDNICKDQDELIFFDLEHYVYKKPKCIGVFGACIFNKKDKKLHVTQYMIENKNEVVDILVLAKRYFMSMKKKGKNSIVTFSGNNDFTVINYLFKKYNIHYDFSKEFQDIDIQREYERVYGHSIGLKNLEKVFEISREGEVISGSNLAKTFHKVLKDKEYILRIPREKVENILLYNEQDVTNLYNIFTLWNKFIVETKEISDEDEVKEEDNSDDVGNEEVLQVKDSDEVKEEIEIKEETNKEVIKKVEC; encoded by the coding sequence GTGATAATTCGTGAAAATATAGTAGAGGTTAGTGAAATATCCAAAGAGTTTATTTTAAGAACTGATAATATATGTAAAGACCAAGATGAACTGATATTTTTTGATTTAGAGCATTATGTTTATAAAAAACCTAAGTGTATTGGTGTTTTTGGTGCGTGTATATTTAATAAGAAAGATAAAAAACTACATGTTACTCAATATATGATTGAAAATAAAAATGAGGTTGTAGATATATTAGTTTTAGCTAAAAGGTACTTTATGAGTATGAAGAAAAAGGGGAAAAATTCTATAGTTACCTTTTCAGGAAATAATGATTTTACTGTGATAAATTATTTGTTTAAAAAATATAATATCCATTATGATTTTTCAAAAGAATTTCAAGATATAGATATACAAAGAGAATACGAAAGAGTCTATGGACATTCTATAGGATTGAAAAATTTAGAAAAGGTCTTTGAGATTTCTAGAGAAGGCGAAGTTATAAGTGGTTCTAATTTAGCTAAAACATTTCATAAGGTTTTAAAAGATAAAGAATATATTTTAAGAATACCTAGAGAAAAGGTTGAAAATATACTTTTATATAATGAGCAAGATGTTACTAATCTTTATAATATTTTTACACTATGGAATAAATTCATAGTTGAGACTAAAGAAATTAGTGATGAAGATGAAGTTAAAGAAGAAGATAATAGTGATGATGTAGGGAATGAAGAAGTATTACAAGTAAAAGATAGTGATGAAGTCAAAGAAGAAATAGAAATTAAAGAAGAAACAAATAAAGAAGTTATTAAAAAAGTAGAATGTTAA
- a CDS encoding FeoA family protein yields the protein MSICDLKLGEKGKIESIKGDDKLAKRLFALGCIEGTEIELKRIAPLGDPIIVNLRGFDLAIRKKDAKNIILSL from the coding sequence ATGAGTATTTGCGATTTAAAATTAGGCGAAAAAGGGAAAATAGAATCTATTAAAGGCGACGATAAACTTGCTAAAAGATTATTTGCTTTAGGTTGTATTGAAGGTACTGAAATAGAATTAAAAAGAATTGCTCCATTAGGCGATCCTATCATTGTTAATTTAAGAGGATTTGACCTAGCTATTAGAAAAAAGGACGCTAAAAATATAATCTTAAGTTTATAG
- the feoB gene encoding ferrous iron transport protein B, translating into MKIVALLGNPNVGKTTLFNSLTGANQRVGNWAGVTVDKKEGFFDDIKIVDLPGIYAMDTYSNEEKVSKNFLETDEVDVILNIVDASNIDRNLYLTTQLKQFNKPIILAVNMIDVAKRKGIYIDYNKLSELLNITVIPIIASKEEGIEDIKTALKSDNFLINDADNDYQFKTEKEAYSFIEDILKKSSVTKSNNEESFKDKLDNFLLNPWLAYPIFIIIMALMFQITFAWVGQPLSDMLDGLLNDSLLPYISDLLSNTSPWFQSLIVDGIVAGVGGILVLLPIILALFTCISILEDSGYMARVAFIMDKLMRRMGLSGKAFIPMIVGFGCTVPAIMSARTLESEKDRKLTALLVPLMSCNARLPVYAIFASVFFPDYRVLVVAGLYLLGVILAFILGILFKNTIFKKDEEPFIIELPEYKRPSLKNISKQVYEKAKGFLIKAGTIIFAMSVVIWFLSNFNFTGMVDVNDSILASIGGFIAPIFRPLGFGDWQSSVSLLTGLLAKETVVASMEVIFAGDLSAMLPLYFNAASALSFLVFVLLYTPCISVLGAMKKEYGIKFTLLSVSYQLVLAWVVSFLIFNIGRIFI; encoded by the coding sequence ATGAAAATAGTGGCATTACTTGGTAATCCCAACGTAGGAAAGACTACATTATTCAATAGTTTAACTGGCGCCAATCAAAGAGTGGGAAACTGGGCAGGTGTTACTGTAGATAAAAAGGAAGGTTTTTTTGATGATATCAAAATAGTTGATTTACCTGGTATCTATGCAATGGACACTTACTCTAATGAAGAAAAAGTTTCTAAGAATTTTTTAGAAACAGATGAAGTTGATGTAATACTAAATATAGTTGATGCATCAAATATAGATAGAAATTTATATTTGACTACTCAATTGAAACAATTTAATAAACCTATAATTTTAGCTGTTAATATGATTGATGTTGCTAAAAGAAAAGGTATTTATATTGATTATAATAAACTATCAGAGCTTCTAAATATAACTGTTATTCCAATAATAGCTTCTAAAGAAGAAGGTATAGAGGATATTAAGACTGCATTAAAATCTGATAATTTTTTAATAAATGATGCTGATAATGATTATCAGTTCAAAACTGAAAAAGAAGCGTATTCTTTTATCGAAGATATATTAAAAAAATCTAGTGTAACTAAGAGTAATAATGAAGAATCTTTTAAAGATAAATTAGATAACTTCTTATTAAATCCTTGGCTTGCATATCCAATATTCATTATAATAATGGCATTAATGTTTCAAATTACCTTTGCGTGGGTTGGACAGCCTTTATCTGATATGTTAGATGGATTGCTTAATGATTCACTACTACCATATATATCAGATCTTTTATCTAATACGTCACCTTGGTTCCAATCATTAATAGTTGACGGTATTGTCGCAGGGGTTGGTGGAATATTAGTACTACTTCCAATAATACTAGCACTATTTACTTGTATTTCAATACTAGAAGATAGTGGTTATATGGCTAGAGTTGCATTTATAATGGATAAATTAATGAGAAGAATGGGACTTTCTGGAAAAGCTTTTATACCTATGATAGTTGGTTTTGGGTGTACCGTTCCTGCTATAATGTCTGCTAGAACTCTGGAAAGTGAAAAAGATAGAAAGCTTACAGCTTTATTAGTTCCTTTAATGAGTTGTAATGCTAGATTACCTGTTTATGCAATATTTGCATCAGTATTCTTTCCTGATTATAGGGTCTTAGTTGTAGCTGGACTTTATTTATTAGGTGTAATATTAGCATTTATTTTGGGAATACTATTTAAGAATACAATTTTCAAAAAAGATGAAGAACCTTTTATAATCGAATTACCAGAATATAAAAGACCATCTCTTAAAAACATATCAAAACAAGTTTATGAAAAGGCAAAAGGCTTCTTAATTAAAGCTGGAACTATTATATTTGCTATGAGTGTAGTAATTTGGTTCCTATCAAACTTTAATTTTACTGGTATGGTTGATGTTAATGATAGTATATTAGCTTCTATTGGAGGATTCATTGCTCCGATATTTAGACCATTAGGTTTTGGTGATTGGCAAAGTTCAGTTTCTCTTTTAACAGGTTTACTTGCTAAAGAAACTGTTGTTGCTTCTATGGAGGTAATTTTCGCTGGTGATTTAAGCGCCATGTTACCTTTATATTTCAATGCTGCTTCAGCTCTTTCTTTCTTAGTATTTGTGCTGTTATATACTCCTTGTATATCTGTACTTGGTGCTATGAAAAAAGAATATGGAATTAAATTCACTTTACTTTCAGTATCATACCAATTAGTTCTTGCATGGGTAGTATCCTTCTTAATATTTAATATAGGACGAATTTTTATATAG
- a CDS encoding FeoB-associated Cys-rich membrane protein, whose protein sequence is MEIIITVGIIAFSAFVIYKKLKKSSKGECTCGSCSSHCPMYKNKEEIKINKK, encoded by the coding sequence ATGGAAATTATTATAACAGTTGGAATCATCGCATTCTCAGCATTTGTAATTTATAAAAAATTAAAAAAATCTTCAAAAGGCGAATGTACTTGTGGTTCTTGTTCATCACATTGCCCAATGTATAAAAATAAAGAAGAAATTAAAATTAATAAAAAATAA
- a CDS encoding AI-2E family transporter has product MFGKNIKHKDLIVSIVIAIVMGIIGYKIIDNYQYFFGVLGKLLSLCVPFIYGLVIAYILNPLVKRIERKFKLKKGLAILTTYAILIGVIALISFYCIPNIVESAIDLTKDIPSYITEMQNGLNNLLSNESIKDLIVSTGTMESVNRLISQVGTVAVTLLEGSISYAFSISSNLMKFVLGIMISVYVLVDKERLIAGTKRILFIIFKKEKSEKIIEFVRIYNHMIGTYIGIKAIDSSIIGGLAFILLNLVKSEYAVLLACIVAITNMIPYFGPFIGEIVGFLFNVFVSPTKGILTFLVLLSLQLFDGWYLDPKLIGSKVGVRPFFIILGVVVGGGFFGPVGMLLASPTVATIKIYITRLMDKNKELVEMADKA; this is encoded by the coding sequence ATGTTTGGTAAAAATATAAAGCATAAAGATTTAATAGTATCTATTGTTATAGCAATTGTTATGGGTATTATTGGATATAAGATTATAGATAACTATCAATACTTTTTTGGTGTATTAGGAAAGTTATTATCATTATGTGTACCATTTATTTATGGGTTAGTTATAGCATACATATTAAATCCTTTAGTTAAGCGTATAGAAAGAAAGTTTAAGCTTAAAAAAGGATTAGCTATTTTAACAACATACGCAATTTTAATAGGAGTAATTGCTTTAATTTCATTTTATTGTATTCCAAATATTGTTGAAAGTGCAATAGACTTAACAAAAGATATACCAAGTTATATTACTGAAATGCAAAATGGATTAAACAACTTATTAAGCAATGAAAGTATTAAAGATTTAATTGTATCTACAGGAACAATGGAAAGTGTTAATAGACTTATTTCACAAGTAGGAACTGTAGCAGTAACTTTATTAGAAGGATCAATTTCATATGCATTTTCAATATCAAGCAATTTAATGAAATTTGTATTAGGAATAATGATTTCAGTTTATGTTCTTGTAGATAAGGAAAGACTTATAGCTGGAACAAAAAGAATTTTATTTATAATCTTTAAAAAGGAAAAATCAGAAAAGATTATTGAGTTTGTAAGAATATATAACCATATGATAGGTACATATATAGGGATTAAAGCTATAGATTCATCAATTATAGGTGGCCTTGCTTTTATACTACTAAACTTAGTTAAATCAGAATATGCAGTGCTTTTAGCTTGTATAGTTGCAATAACTAACATGATTCCTTACTTTGGACCTTTTATTGGAGAAATCGTAGGTTTCTTATTTAATGTTTTTGTATCACCTACAAAAGGTATTTTAACATTCTTAGTATTATTATCACTTCAATTATTTGATGGTTGGTATTTAGATCCTAAGTTAATTGGAAGTAAAGTTGGAGTTAGACCTTTCTTTATAATACTAGGAGTTGTAGTTGGGGGAGGGTTCTTTGGACCTGTAGGAATGCTTCTTGCATCACCAACAGTAGCAACAATTAAAATTTATATTACAAGATTAATGGACAAAAATAAAGAATTGGTAGAGATGGCTGATAAAGCTTAA
- the argS gene encoding arginine--tRNA ligase, with product MDYKKKVSETIKQYVDMDIEAIEKLIEIPPKPEMGDYAFPCFQLAKAFRKAPNMIAEELSEKLDKEGFEKIVNLGPYVNFFADKSVFTKNAIEKVLEQGDNYGSSKVGEGKTVCVEYSSPNIAKPFHVGHLFTTAIGNSLYKLFKKEGYTVEGINHLGDWGTQFGKLISAYKRWGNEEALEENAINELLRIYVKFHDEAEKNPELEDEGRAYFKALEDGDKEAEALWKRFRDLSLKEFARVYDVFNVKFDSYAGEAFYNDKMDVVVNELKEKGLLVESNGAQVVMLDEYNMPPCIVLKADGASIYATRDLAAAMYRKKTYNFDKCVYVVGTPQALHFKQVFKVLDLAGHEWAKDCVHVGFGLVKFADRKLSTRKGEIVLLDDLIRESVDKTLEVINEKNPNLENKEDIAKKIGVGALVFTYLKNSREKDIVFDWKEMLSFEGETGPYVQYSYARANSILTRAGELKGVEDYSKLTSKEEFELVKTLENFNKQIHLAIEKLEPSIVTRYVIEVAKAFNKFYNAHSVLNLEDETLQEARLKLVEASCQVIKNALALLGIEVVEKM from the coding sequence ATGGATTATAAAAAGAAAGTTTCAGAAACTATAAAGCAATATGTTGATATGGATATTGAAGCTATAGAAAAACTTATAGAAATACCACCAAAGCCTGAAATGGGAGATTATGCATTTCCATGCTTTCAATTAGCAAAGGCTTTTAGAAAAGCTCCAAATATGATAGCAGAGGAATTAAGTGAGAAACTAGATAAAGAAGGTTTTGAAAAAATAGTTAATTTAGGACCATATGTAAATTTCTTTGCTGATAAGAGTGTGTTTACAAAAAATGCAATAGAAAAGGTTCTAGAGCAAGGAGATAATTATGGATCATCAAAGGTTGGAGAAGGTAAAACAGTTTGTGTTGAATATTCATCACCAAATATAGCAAAGCCTTTCCATGTAGGACATTTATTTACTACAGCTATAGGTAATTCTTTATATAAATTATTTAAAAAGGAAGGATATACCGTAGAGGGTATTAATCATTTAGGTGATTGGGGAACTCAATTTGGTAAACTTATATCAGCATATAAGAGATGGGGTAATGAAGAAGCATTAGAAGAAAATGCTATAAATGAATTACTTAGAATATATGTTAAATTCCATGATGAAGCAGAAAAGAATCCTGAATTAGAAGATGAAGGAAGAGCATATTTTAAGGCTTTAGAAGATGGAGATAAAGAAGCAGAAGCTTTATGGAAAAGATTTAGAGATTTAAGTTTAAAAGAGTTTGCTAGAGTATATGATGTATTTAATGTTAAATTTGATTCATATGCAGGAGAAGCATTCTATAATGACAAAATGGATGTTGTAGTTAATGAATTAAAAGAAAAGGGTCTATTAGTTGAAAGTAATGGTGCACAAGTTGTAATGCTTGATGAATATAATATGCCACCTTGTATAGTTTTAAAAGCTGATGGTGCTTCAATATATGCAACTAGAGATTTAGCTGCTGCTATGTATAGAAAGAAGACTTATAATTTTGATAAGTGTGTATATGTAGTAGGAACTCCACAAGCCCTACACTTTAAACAAGTATTTAAAGTTTTAGACCTTGCAGGACATGAATGGGCAAAGGATTGTGTTCACGTAGGTTTTGGATTAGTTAAATTTGCAGATAGAAAGCTTTCAACAAGAAAAGGGGAAATAGTTTTATTAGATGATTTAATAAGAGAATCTGTAGATAAAACATTAGAAGTAATAAATGAAAAGAATCCTAACCTTGAAAACAAAGAAGATATAGCTAAGAAGATAGGTGTTGGAGCTTTAGTATTTACTTATTTAAAGAACTCAAGAGAAAAGGATATAGTTTTTGATTGGAAGGAAATGCTTTCATTTGAAGGAGAAACAGGTCCATATGTTCAATACTCATATGCTAGAGCTAATAGTATATTAACAAGAGCTGGAGAGCTTAAGGGCGTAGAAGATTACTCTAAGCTTACTTCAAAAGAAGAGTTTGAATTAGTTAAGACTTTAGAAAACTTCAATAAACAAATACATTTAGCAATAGAAAAATTAGAGCCATCAATAGTTACTAGATATGTTATAGAAGTTGCTAAGGCATTTAATAAATTCTATAATGCACATTCAGTATTGAATTTAGAGGATGAAACGTTACAAGAAGCTAGATTAAAATTAGTTGAAGCTAGCTGTCAAGTAATAAAAAATGCATTAGCTTTATTAGGAATAGAAGTAGTAGAAAAAATGTAG